A portion of the Chelonia mydas isolate rCheMyd1 chromosome 23, rCheMyd1.pri.v2, whole genome shotgun sequence genome contains these proteins:
- the C23H19orf85 gene encoding uncharacterized protein C19orf85 homolog, whose amino-acid sequence MQQGGSLSLSFLPPQQVVLHGRGRDLFTFVTVASSHMMRTLQRPHKSRPGKRRVNHRRFLHNQISRRFADIEASTHRLASSILAQEAPRDPAPPAEPRCPGPEPPAPAASSFLGVAEAFVAPESGPGWGLSVASLTPDPCDLFDPITGPEDPGLPPSWAPITHSPLGPSQCPLPWDPLPTLGMDSAPLRAPDPPGYLPPFSHGYPVRVVPGGW is encoded by the exons ATGCAGCAGGGTGGGAGCCTGTCCCTGagcttcctgcccccccagcaggTGGTGCTCCACGGGCGGGGCCGGGATCTCTTCACCTTCGTCACCGTGGCCTCGTCCCACATGATGCGGACGCTGCAGAGACCCCACAAGAGCCGCCCCGGCAAGCGGCGGGTGAACCACCGCCGGTTCCTGCACAACCAGATCAGCAG gcGATTCGCTGACATTGAAGCCTCGACACACCGCCTGGCCTCCTCCATCCTGGCCCAGGAGGCCCCAAGGGACCCCGCGCCCCCCGCAGAACCCCGGTGTCCGGGCCCAGAGCCTCCCGCCCCAGCTGCCAGCTCCTTCCTGGGAGTGGCCGAGGCCTTTGTGGCCCCGGAATCAGGGCCTGGCTGGGGCCTGAGCGTGGCCTCCCTGACCCCTGACCCCTGCGACCTCTTTGACCCCATCACCGGCCCAGAAGATCCAGGGCTGCCCCCGAGCTGGGCCCCAATTACCCACAGTCCCCTGGGGCCTAGCCAAtgtcccctgccctgggaccccctgcccaccctgggcATGGACAGTGCCCCACTCCGGGCCCCAGATCCCCCTGGCTAcctgccccccttctcccacGGGTACCCTGTCAGAGTGGTGCCAGGGGGGTGGTAA